From Drosophila subpulchrella strain 33 F10 #4 breed RU33 unplaced genomic scaffold, RU_Dsub_v1.1 Primary Assembly Seq354, whole genome shotgun sequence, the proteins below share one genomic window:
- the LOC119560459 gene encoding beta-TrCP: MMKMETDKIMDETNSNAQAFTTTMLYDPVRKKDSSPTYQTERELCFQYFTQWSESGQVDFVEHLLSRMCHYQHGQINAYLKPMLQRDFITLLPIKGLDHIAENILSYLDAESLKSAELVCKEWLRVISEGMLWKKLIERKVRTDSLWRGLAERRNWMQYLFKPRPGQTQRPHSFHRELFPKIMNDIDSIENNWRTGRHMLRRINCRSENSKGVYCLQYDDGKIVSGLRDNTIKIWDRTDLQCVKTLIGHTGSVLCLQYDDKVIISGSSDSTVRVWDVNTGEMVNTLIHHCEAVLHLRFNNGMMVTCSKDRSIAVWDMTSPSEITLRRVLVGHRAAVNVVDFDEKYIVSASGDRTIKVWSTSSCEFVRTLNGHKRGIACLQYRDRLVVSGSSDNSIRLWDIECGACLRVLEGHEELVRCIRFDTKRIVSGAYDGKIKVWDLVAALDPRAASNTLCLNTLVEHTGRVFRLQFDEFQIVSSSHDDTILIWDFLNFTPNENKTGRTPSPALMEH; the protein is encoded by the exons ATGATGAAAATGGAGACTGACAAAATAATGGACGAAACCAACTCCAATGCACAGGCC TTCACAACCACTATGCTGTACGACCCAGTGCGCAAGAAAGACTCCTCGCCCACCTACCAAACGGAGCGGGAACTCTGTTTTCAGTACTTCACCCAGTGGAGCGAGTCGGGCCAGGTGGACTTCGTGGAGCACCTGCTGTCGCGCATGTGCCACTATCAGCACGGTCAGATCAACGCCTATCTCAAGCCGATGCTCCAGCGGGACTTTATCACATTGCTGCCAA TCAAGGGTCTGGATCACATCGCAGAGAACATTTTGTCGTACTTGGATGCCGAATCGCTCAAATCGGCGGAGTTGGTCTGCAAGGAATGGCTCCGCGTCATCTCCGAGGGCATGCTCTGGAAGAAGCTCATCGAACGCAAGGTGCGCACAGATTCCTTGTGGCGTGGATTAGCCGAACGGCGTAACTGGATGCAGTACCTCTTTAAGCCAAGACCGGGCCAGACCCAGCGGCCACACTCATTCCATCGCGAGTTGTTCCCCAAGATAATGAAT GACATTGACAGCATAGAGAATAACTGGCGGACTGGCCGCCACATGCTGCGCCGCATCAATTGCCGGTCCGAGAACTCGAAGGGTGTCTATTGCCTGCAGTACGACGATGGCAAGATTGTCTCCGGACTGAGGGACAACACCATCAAGATCTGGGATCGCACGGATCTGCAGTGCGTCAAG ACCCTAATTGGCCACACTGGATCGGTGCTGTGCCTGCAGTACGACGACAAGGTGATCATCAGTGGCTCCAGCGACTCCACCGTCCGCGTGTGGGACGTCAACACCGGCGAGATGGTCAATACCCTCATCCACCACTGCGAGGCGGTGCTGCACTTGCGCTTTAACAACGGAATGATGGTGACCTGCTCCAAGGATCGCTCGATCGCCGTCTGGGACATGACCTCGCCCAGCGAGATCACGCTACGGCGCGTCCTCGTCGGCCACCGGGCTGCCGTCAATGTGGTGGACTTCGACGAGAAGTACATCGTGTCCGCCAGCGGGGATCGGACCATCAAGGTCTGGTCCACCTCGAGCTGTGAATTCGTGCGCACCTTGAATGGCCACAAGCGTGGCATCGCCTGCCTGCAGTACAGAGATCGCTTGGTGGTTAGCGGCAGCTCAGACAATTCCATAAG ACTTTGGGACATTGAGTGCGGCGCCTGCTTACGTGTCCTGGAGGGCCACGAGGAATTGGTTCGTTGCATCCGTTTCGATACGAAACGAATCGTCAGCGGCGCCTACGATGGCAAGATCAAGGTCTGGGACCTGGTCGCCGCCCTGGATCCGAGAGCAGCATCCAATACTCTCTGTCTGAACACACTTGTG GAACACACTGGTCGCGTCTTTCGTTTGCAATTCGATGAGTTCCAGATTGTGAGCAGCTCGCACGATGATACAATTTTGATTTGGGACTTTCTAAATTTCACACCCAATGAGAACAAGACCGGACGCACACCGTCAC CGGCCCTGATGGAACATTAA
- the LOC119560460 gene encoding FK506-binding protein 3-like codes for MQRQLRELHLQSSSEDEDDDEDEDDGEDFDEDSRDDAGAFMGGYVRHRDAGGSVSVTGSGSDPESDDLDFEIDIENINDYDE; via the coding sequence ATGCAACGGCAGCTGCGGGAGTTACATCTACAATCCTCGAGCGAAGACGAGGACGACGATGAGGACGAGGACGATGGCGAGGATTTCGATGAGGATTCTAGAGATGATGCTGGGGCGTTTATGGGAGGATATGTTAGGCATCGGGATGCTGGTGGTTCTGTCTCCGTCACCGGTTCCGGCTCGGATCCAGAATCGGATGACCTGGACTTTGAAATAGATATTGAGAATATTAATGATTATGATGAATGA
- the LOC119560785 gene encoding peptidyl-prolyl cis-trans isomerase D has product MDWYVGTEWEDKSRGLTKKVLALQFTKMEKPTTVSTVEFSVIKKTANLGERPSKYLASDESSTYPQQHILEMGTSLTAVDCYVELLLQQFVPGETAACSITSKTGERIEFELKLEKIVKNTQVEKLDAAQVYEVALRLKESGVATFKTFPKFAFDYFVRAAKLLITYKPFEQLTKKENGINGQEVETLFIQIQTNLAACLLQEKRYEHVIYHTQFVETEDNPSEKSIYRRALAYYHLKEFAKAQATIERMPNYEEKREFSKLRDNIAASWKDSNAHYKEVVQRMFS; this is encoded by the coding sequence ATGGACTGGTATGTGGGCACGGAGTGGGAGGACAAGAGCCGCGGGCTGACCAAGAAGGTACTTGCCCTCCAGTTCACCAAAATGGAGAAGCCCACGACAGTTAGCACGGTGGAATTCAGTGTGATCAAGAAGACCGCCAATTTGGGAGAACGACCCAGCAAGTACTTGGCCAGCGATGAGTCCTCGACGTATCCCCAACAGCACATCCTGGAAATGGGAACCAGCCTGACCGCAGTGGACTGCTACGtggagctgctgctgcagcaatTTGTGCCCGGCGAAACGGCGGCCTGCAGCATTACGAGCAAAACCGGCGAACGGATCGAATTTGAGCTGAAGCTGGAGAAGATCGTGAAGAACACGCAGGTGGAGAAGCTGGACGCGGCCCAGGTCTATGAGGTGGCGCTGCGCCTCAAGGAGAGCGGCGTGGCCACCTTCAAAACTTTCCCGAAATTCGCATTTGATTACTTTGTGCGGGCCGCCAAATTGCTCATCACCTACAAACCCTTCGAGCAACTGACCAAAAAGGAAAACGGCATCAACGGTCAGGAGGTGGAGACGCTCTTTATCCAGATACAGACCAACTTGGCGGCATGTCTGCTGCAGGAAAAGCGCTACGAGCACGTCATCTACCATACACAATTTGTGGAGACGGAGGATAATCCCAGCGAGAAGAGCATCTACCGGCGTGCACTGGCCTACTATCACCTGAAGGAGTTTGCCAAGGCGCAGGCCACCATCGAACGGATGCCCAACTACGAGGAGAAGCGGGAATTCAGCAAGCTGCGCGACAACATCGCCGCCAGCTGGAAGGATAGCAACGCCCACTACAAGGAGGTGGTGCAGCGCATGTTCAGCTAG
- the LOC119560784 gene encoding protein Peter pan, translated as MGGKKKVHPKTRTAAFKASEPSEIVEAPHSFVIHRGLTCPYITDLTLDFRRIMEPFTASNLREKRMNRIKDFVSLSSFFHVSHMGIFNKASTQLSFKVVRLPRGPSLTFKVHQFTLARDVISLAKKQMIDNDHFKHAPLVIMNNFSGDGKHLKLMATTFQNMFPSINLAQVNIGTIRRCVLFSYNPDTKLVEMRHYSVQVVPVGLKRAVQKIVKGTVPNLGKCNEVVDFVTKDGYASESEAEDDEQSHVVLAQTLKSKGNLEDNKSSIKLHEIGPRLTMQLIKIEEGLLTGEVLYHDHVVKTEDEKETMRKLVEKKRKQKEQRKKEQAENRARNLKLKKDEKWAAKRAAEGRNDSDPEDDAEYYKEEVGEEPDEELFKMEARSSRKRPNLSGGMKYKNKRAKLDPKDKKDKTDRKDKFDRKDRKDKFDHKNKKDKFDPKNRRAKFDPKNKRAKFDHKKSRKSK; from the exons GCCTCACCTGCCCGTACATCACGGACCTCACCCTAGACTTCCGCCGCATCATGGAGCCCTTCACGGCCAGCAATCTGCGCGAGAAACGGATGAACCGCATCAAGGACTTTGTCAGCCTGAGCAGCTTCTTCCACGTCTCCCACATGGGCATATTCAACAAGGCCTCCACCCAGCTGTCCTTCAAAGTGGTCCGCCTGCCGCGCGGTCCCTCCCTGACTTTCAAG GTTCACCAGTTCACCTTGGCCAGGGATGTGATCTCGCTAGCCAAAAAGCAAATGATTGACAACGATCACTTCAAGCACGCTCCCTTGGTCATCATGAACAACTTCAGTGGCGATGGCAAGCATTTAAAGCTGATGGCCACCACGTTCCAAAACATGTTTCCCTCCATCAACCTGGCCCAGGTCAACATAGGCACCATCCGTCGCTGCGTCCTGTTCTCCTACAATCCGGATACGAAGCTGGTCGAGATGCGACACTACTCCGTGCAGGTGGTGCCCGTGGGCTTGAAGCGAGCGGTGCAGAAGATCGTCAAAGGCACAGTGCCCAATCTGGGCAAGTGCAATGAAGTGGTGGACTTCGTGACCAA AGATGGCTACGCCTCCGAATCAGAGGCCGAGGATGACGAGCAATCGCACGTGGTCCTGGCACAAACGCTCAAGAGCAAGGGCAACCTGGAGGACAACAAGAGCTCCATCAAGCTGCACGAGATCGGACCTCGTCTAACCATGCAGCTCATCAAAATAGAGGAGGGCCTGCTAACCGGCGAAGTTCTGTACCACGACCATGTGGTCAAGACGGAGGACGAAAAGGAAACCATGCGCAAGCTGGTCGAGAAGAAGCGAAAGCAGAAGGAGCAACGCAAGAAGGAGCAGGCTGAGAATCGGGCTCGCAACTTGAAGCTTAAGAAGGATGAAAAGTGGGCTGCCAAAAGGGCGGCGGAGGGGCGCAATGACAGCGATCCCGAGGACGATGCGGAGTACTACAAGGAGGAAGTCGGCGAGGAACCAGATGAAG AACTCTTCAAAATGGAAGCGAGATCCTCTCGCAAGCGGCCTAACCTGAGCGGCGGAATGAAATACAAGAACAAGCGTGCCAAGCTAGATCCCAAGGACAAGAAGGACAAGACCGATCGCAAGGACAAGTTCGACCGTAAGGACAGGAAGGACAAGTTTGACCATAAAAACAAGAAGGACAAGTTCGACCCCAAGAACAGGAGAGCCAAGTTCGATCCCAAGAACAAGCGCGCCAAGTTTGACCACAAAAAGAGTAGGAAATCAAAGTAG